Proteins found in one Colletes latitarsis isolate SP2378_abdomen chromosome 8, iyColLati1, whole genome shotgun sequence genomic segment:
- the LOC143345072 gene encoding uncharacterized protein LOC143345072 produces the protein MDISKYYARKSDGSYVVHFPNAQGTSLDELNKIFSAFGKVLSVDDRGLCFVRYQHLMDAKTCIESLQNHPFIKILPHKSKQKQNLNTKTRKTNNQNYSGNESCNSQSKDTKTLKSFKKNVDDQKYSESVCSESSCTNSLKSIDNDSRSSRASSLKYFVNKDTKKNKSSCDKSEIPSLISNDQIFMSDNGYSTLNGIAVPAQEVIVANVHPKFGIHYILHLFEKYNPISASFMTIIPKTKIRYCHVYFQTPEEALAVEKEFDMQVLHGNNLIVLRSQKLMQDILVI, from the coding sequence atgGATATATCAAAGTATTATGCTAGAAAAAGTGACGGTTCTTATGTTGTGCATTTTCCTAATGCTCAAGGAACAAGTTTGGATGAACTTAACAAAATATTTTCTGCTTTTGGTAAAGTTTTATCTGTGGATGATCGAGGATTGTGCTTTGTCAGATATCAACATCTAATGGATGCAAAAACTTGTATTGAATCTTTACAAAATCATCcgtttataaaaattttaccGCATAAATCTAAACAAAAGCAaaatctaaacacgaagactAGAAAGAcaaataatcaaaattattctggaaatgaATCCTGCAATAGTCAATCAAAAGATACAAAGACTTTGAAATCATTCAAGAAAAATGTAGATGATCAGAAATACAGTGAATCAGTCTGTTCTGAAAGCAGTTGTACTAATTCGTTAAAGAGTATTGACAATGATAGTCGTTCCTCTAGAGCATCATCCTTAAAATACTTTGTTAACAAAGatacaaagaaaaataaaagttcATGTGATAAAAGTGAAATTCCATCATTGATTTCCAATGACCAAATATTTATGTCTGACAATGGATATTCTACATTGAATGGAATAGCTGTACCAGCTCAAGAAGTAATTGTAGCTAATGTCCATCCTAAATTTGGAATACATTACATACTGCAtctatttgaaaaatataaccCAATATCTGCATCATTTATGACAATAATACCAAAAACAAAAATTAGATATTGTCATGTTTACTTTCAAACACCTGAAGAAGCATTAGCAGTCGAGAAAGAATTCGATATGCAAGTCTTGCATGGAAACAATCTTATTGTTTTAAGATCACAGAAATTAATGCAGGATATCCTTGTAATATAA
- the Surf6 gene encoding surfeit locus protein 6 has protein sequence MCVAKNMQSKPFNESVAKHLLQQENDFILQIFSKTPLPFAKQVSGEQDQLVTQYVKAVPKGKVFLKLSENMNRANTFKELHTKLEGLKNVKKLKYKDKKLKKNLKTRIKKISKREERVIQNKLIKTEQNAAGLSKIKKEDGEMPKIPRPKPVFNSEGKMVFSKFDFSEIGTKKKPPKTEKDPKKLLIQLKQKKEKLKTMEQSGEKEKVQELKEKDAWKSVLAKASGEKVKDDPVLLKRTISKNEQKKKHSAKKWESRLETVQKGLQKRQEKRQENIMKRKKDNKLNKKKKAAKKGRAMPGF, from the exons ATGTGTGTTGCAAAAAATATGCAGTCAAAACCATTTAATGAAAGTGTTGCCAAGCATTTACTACAACAAGAAAATGACTTCATCttacaaatattttcaaaaacacCGTTGCCTTTTGCTAAACAAG TTTCAGGTGAACAGGATCAGTTAGTAACACAGTATGTAAAAGCTGTACCAAAAG GTAAAGTGTTCCTAAAATTAAGCGAGAACATGAATCGAGCAAACACGTTTAAGGAGCTACATACTAAACTTGAAGGATTAAAGAATGTTAAAAAACTAAAGTACAAAGACAAAAAGTTGAAAAAGAATTTGAAAACCAGaataaaaaagatttcaaagagAGAAGAACGGGTAATACAAAACAAGTTGATTAAAACAGAACAAAATGCAGCTGGATTatctaaaattaaaaaagaagatGGGGAAATGCCAAAAATTCCAAGACCAAAACCTGTGTTTAATTCAGAAGGTAAAATGGTGTTCAGCAAATTTGATTTTTCTGAAATTGGAACTAAAAAAAAACCACCTAAAACTGAAAAAGATCCAAAGAAACTTTTAATTCAGTTGAaacagaaaaaagaaaaattgaaaacaaTGGAGCAATCGGGTGAAAAAGAAAAAGTTCAAGAGCTCAAAGAAAAAGATGCATGGAAATCTGTTCTGGCAAAAGCCAGTGGTGAGAAA GTGAAAGACGATCCTGTTTTACTGAAACGCACAATAAGTAAAAATGAACAGAAGAAGAAACATAGTGCTAAGAAATGGGAATCTAGATTAGAAACTGTACAGAAAGGACTTCAAAAAAGGCAAGAAAAACGACAAGAAAACATCATGAAACGGAAAAaagataataaattaaataaaaagaagAAAGCTGCTAAAAAGGGACGCGCGATGCCTGGATTTTAA
- the LOC143344421 gene encoding uncharacterized protein LOC143344421 isoform X1, which produces MKRTEEKLGNRRNAGGCFDFSLVRNGTRRIMNRDKFLTNIERKMSVEVRAGRPTMPTIPQSKRPTILVYPTVTPESIIIPIVSCILGFPLLALMVICCLRRRAKIARERARRRNCDLDHGALSLVRFSPVHRLASKEDLAGIDRSTRAVSLRSDRGSRAFPSLDLDTVVEERSDPEQSTALELSSPD; this is translated from the exons atgaaaaggacggAGGAAAAATTAGGAAACCGACGAAACGCCGGAGGCTGCTTTGACTTTTCTCTCGTAAGAAATGGAACGCGTCGAATAATGAACAGGGATAAATTTCTCACAAAC ATCGAAAGAAAAATGTCGGTCGAGGTGAGAGCAGGACGACCAACGATGCCCACGATTCCACAATCGAAGAGACCAACGATCTTAGTATATCCAACAG TGACTCCAGAGAGCATCATCATCCCGATAGTGTCgtgcatcctgggctttccgttGCTCGCGCTGATGGTCATCTGTTGCCTGAGAAGAAGAGCGAAGATCGCGAGGGAACGCGCCAGAAGAAGAAACTGCGACCTGGACCACGGCGCCCTGAGCCTCGTTCGTTTCAGCCCCGTTCATCGTTTAG CGTCTAAAGAGGATTTAG CTGGAATCGATCGTTCAACGAGAGCAGTATCCTTACGGAGCGATCGAGGATCCAGAGCCTTTCCATCGCTGGATCTAGACACCGTGGTCGAAGAACGATCGGATCCTGAACAGAGCACCGCGCTGGAACTTAGCAGTCCAGATTAA
- the LOC143344421 gene encoding uncharacterized protein LOC143344421 isoform X3, translating into MNRDKFLTNIERKMSVEVRAGRPTMPTIPQSKRPTILVYPTVTPESIIIPIVSCILGFPLLALMVICCLRRRAKIARERARRRNCDLDHGALSLVRFSPVHRLASKEDLAGIDRSTRAVSLRSDRGSRAFPSLDLDTVVEERSDPEQSTALELSSPD; encoded by the exons ATGAACAGGGATAAATTTCTCACAAAC ATCGAAAGAAAAATGTCGGTCGAGGTGAGAGCAGGACGACCAACGATGCCCACGATTCCACAATCGAAGAGACCAACGATCTTAGTATATCCAACAG TGACTCCAGAGAGCATCATCATCCCGATAGTGTCgtgcatcctgggctttccgttGCTCGCGCTGATGGTCATCTGTTGCCTGAGAAGAAGAGCGAAGATCGCGAGGGAACGCGCCAGAAGAAGAAACTGCGACCTGGACCACGGCGCCCTGAGCCTCGTTCGTTTCAGCCCCGTTCATCGTTTAG CGTCTAAAGAGGATTTAG CTGGAATCGATCGTTCAACGAGAGCAGTATCCTTACGGAGCGATCGAGGATCCAGAGCCTTTCCATCGCTGGATCTAGACACCGTGGTCGAAGAACGATCGGATCCTGAACAGAGCACCGCGCTGGAACTTAGCAGTCCAGATTAA
- the LOC143344421 gene encoding uncharacterized protein LOC143344421 isoform X4 yields the protein MSVEVRAGRPTMPTIPQSKRPTILVYPTVTPESIIIPIVSCILGFPLLALMVICCLRRRAKIARERARRRNCDLDHGALSLVRFSPVHRLASKEDLAGIDRSTRAVSLRSDRGSRAFPSLDLDTVVEERSDPEQSTALELSSPD from the exons ATGTCGGTCGAGGTGAGAGCAGGACGACCAACGATGCCCACGATTCCACAATCGAAGAGACCAACGATCTTAGTATATCCAACAG TGACTCCAGAGAGCATCATCATCCCGATAGTGTCgtgcatcctgggctttccgttGCTCGCGCTGATGGTCATCTGTTGCCTGAGAAGAAGAGCGAAGATCGCGAGGGAACGCGCCAGAAGAAGAAACTGCGACCTGGACCACGGCGCCCTGAGCCTCGTTCGTTTCAGCCCCGTTCATCGTTTAG CGTCTAAAGAGGATTTAG CTGGAATCGATCGTTCAACGAGAGCAGTATCCTTACGGAGCGATCGAGGATCCAGAGCCTTTCCATCGCTGGATCTAGACACCGTGGTCGAAGAACGATCGGATCCTGAACAGAGCACCGCGCTGGAACTTAGCAGTCCAGATTAA
- the LOC143344421 gene encoding uncharacterized protein LOC143344421 isoform X2 → MKRTEEKLGNRRNAGGCFDFSLVRNGTRRIMNRDKFLTNIERKMSVEVRAGRPTMPTIPQSKRPTILVYPTVTPESIIIPIVSCILGFPLLALMVICCLRRRAKIARERARRRNCDLDHGALSLVRFSPVHRLAGIDRSTRAVSLRSDRGSRAFPSLDLDTVVEERSDPEQSTALELSSPD, encoded by the exons atgaaaaggacggAGGAAAAATTAGGAAACCGACGAAACGCCGGAGGCTGCTTTGACTTTTCTCTCGTAAGAAATGGAACGCGTCGAATAATGAACAGGGATAAATTTCTCACAAAC ATCGAAAGAAAAATGTCGGTCGAGGTGAGAGCAGGACGACCAACGATGCCCACGATTCCACAATCGAAGAGACCAACGATCTTAGTATATCCAACAG TGACTCCAGAGAGCATCATCATCCCGATAGTGTCgtgcatcctgggctttccgttGCTCGCGCTGATGGTCATCTGTTGCCTGAGAAGAAGAGCGAAGATCGCGAGGGAACGCGCCAGAAGAAGAAACTGCGACCTGGACCACGGCGCCCTGAGCCTCGTTCGTTTCAGCCCCGTTCATCGTTTAG CTGGAATCGATCGTTCAACGAGAGCAGTATCCTTACGGAGCGATCGAGGATCCAGAGCCTTTCCATCGCTGGATCTAGACACCGTGGTCGAAGAACGATCGGATCCTGAACAGAGCACCGCGCTGGAACTTAGCAGTCCAGATTAA
- the LOC143344421 gene encoding uncharacterized protein LOC143344421 isoform X5 gives MKRTEEKLGNRRNAGGCFDFSLVRNGTRRIMNRDKFLTNIERKMSVEVRAGRPTMPTIPQSKRPTILVYPTVTPESIIIPIVSCILGFPLLALMVICCLRRRAKIARERARRRNCDLDHGALSLVRFSPVHRLAQRLKRI, from the exons atgaaaaggacggAGGAAAAATTAGGAAACCGACGAAACGCCGGAGGCTGCTTTGACTTTTCTCTCGTAAGAAATGGAACGCGTCGAATAATGAACAGGGATAAATTTCTCACAAAC ATCGAAAGAAAAATGTCGGTCGAGGTGAGAGCAGGACGACCAACGATGCCCACGATTCCACAATCGAAGAGACCAACGATCTTAGTATATCCAACAG TGACTCCAGAGAGCATCATCATCCCGATAGTGTCgtgcatcctgggctttccgttGCTCGCGCTGATGGTCATCTGTTGCCTGAGAAGAAGAGCGAAGATCGCGAGGGAACGCGCCAGAAGAAGAAACTGCGACCTGGACCACGGCGCCCTGAGCCTCGTTCGTTTCAGCCCCGTTCATCGTTTAG CGCAGCGTCTAAAGAGGATTTAG